Proteins from a single region of Caloramator sp. E03:
- the nrdG gene encoding anaerobic ribonucleoside-triphosphate reductase activating protein: MDIRISGIIKESVVDGPGIRYVIFAQGCLHKCIGCHNPHTHDFKGGYDIDVDDLKNDIIRNPFIDGVTFSGGDPFYQVEGFYYLAKELKKNNIHIVCYTGFFYEDIVKNNDKKKLLENVDLLIDGPFILSQKTLKLPFRGSSNQRIIDVKRSLMEGEVITVEY, from the coding sequence ATGGATATAAGAATTTCAGGAATTATTAAGGAAAGTGTAGTTGATGGTCCTGGAATTAGATATGTTATTTTTGCACAGGGATGTTTGCATAAATGCATAGGATGTCATAATCCTCATACGCACGATTTTAAAGGAGGATATGATATAGATGTTGATGATTTAAAAAATGATATAATTAGAAATCCTTTCATTGATGGGGTGACCTTTAGTGGAGGGGATCCCTTTTACCAGGTGGAGGGGTTTTATTATCTTGCTAAGGAGCTTAAAAAGAATAATATACATATAGTTTGTTATACAGGTTTTTTTTATGAAGATATAGTTAAAAATAATGATAAAAAGAAACTTCTTGAAAATGTTGATTTGCTTATAGACGGTCCTTTTATATTATCCCAAAAAACGTTGAAACTGCCCTTTAGAGGATCAAGTAATCAAAGGATAATAGATGTGAAAAGAAGCCTTATGGAAGGGGAAGTAATAACTGTAGAATATTAA